A single Watersipora subatra chromosome 7, tzWatSuba1.1, whole genome shotgun sequence DNA region contains:
- the LOC137400822 gene encoding uncharacterized protein, with protein sequence MLQAKPDDIERDVTIHTINGSECVDIERYDHLMLRGYTTNTNAQISAYRRDHVSCKRDQIPDTSRAKRYQHLQKIAAEIPPKLDIPVGLLIGADHPEILQPLETRPAPSGSTGLPFGVRTLFGWTMGGGPSSNQKPGKYVFRTEMTTALINLLEQDFKDTSNDQQYISQDDLKFLEIMRTEITRNQNGNYVIPLPFKNKADLPYNRLQAESRLRGLVKKFKAEPSYHAEYRKFMNKLIEQGHVEKAPLSSEPGKVWYIPHFSVRHKQKKKLRVVMDASARFNGVSLNDRLLSGPDHMNSLIGILMRFRREPIAITCDIEQMFYNFKVKADHRDYVRFLWIDETLTQIEEFRLNVHLFGATSSPAVATFGLRKLADDHRTIHPAAASFLREEFYVDDGVTSVQTLEDAKDLIQGARAICTKGNIRLHKFISNNKEVLTSVPESERVESAQNLNLFKDQLPQERTLGMEWNVDTDTLRFNSPKIETQMTKRGVLSTIAQIYDPLGLISPIVFRGKRILQKVTAENTSWDQLLTPEVSKEWIGWLKDLTHLDSIAFQRCYKTGDVAAAELHHFSDASEAGYGACSYVRLKHTDSTVTCNLVFSKARVAPLKQPTTIPRLELQGAVTASKIASVVRKELKMEISKEVFWTDSLITLGYIRNENKRFHTYVTNRVTQIRNITEVEQWQHVRSKDNPADWASRGCSTKDFVEESTWTKGPDFLHEPCIQRYIKENSVNVTVDDHDKEVRMMKTFSAQTTINLASRYDRYSNMEQLVKSIAILKGCVRQKAWRQPEISVTDLENAEKFIVSQVQKLAYPKGEKEAGISSLSPFTEEGILRVGGRATNASNWSHDYKHPVIIPKHTHIARLIIAREHDKIQHLGYRSTLCAIREAGYWLVNGPGAVKKHLRDCILCKRLRKTPMKQQMGNLPKERLELTAPFTHVGMDVFGPFHVKDYRTERKRWGLVVTCLYSRAVHIEMLDQMTTDCLILALRNFMAIRGPVRTIICDNGTNFVGMKNEMERQLNLADKKVDDYLQRSRITMKFNPPKASHHGGVTERMIRSIRAVMNGLNVKYRMDSTTLRTVFSEVANVVNNRPLTGTVIEDPDEGIMTPNILLTGKEQLSAPPPGDFPEEDVYSRKRWIVTQAVTEAFWKAWKTEYLSLITQRQRWTAKVKNIKAGDVVLLWDDSVDRNDWKIGRVTNVKPGSDGLVRRAEVTLGNHMLDKKGKPIKPATRLIRSVNKLVLLVEA encoded by the coding sequence ATGCTACAGGCAAAGCCAGACGACATAGAAAGAGATGTCACAATTCATACCATAAATGGATCAGAGTGTGTGGACATAGAGAGGTATGACCATCTAATGCTCAGAGGTTATACTACAAACACTAATGCGCAGATAAGTGCATACAGAAGAGACCATGTCTCTTGCAAACGCGACCAGATACCAGACACCAGCAGAGCCAAAAGGTACCAGCATCTCCAGAAAATTGCCGCCGAAATTCCTCCAAAACTTGATATACCAGTAGGACTACTGATCGGGGCAGATCATCCAGAAATTCTACAGCCGCTTGAGACGAGACCCGCTCCCTCAGGCTCTACAGGTCTTCCTTTCGGAGTCAGAACCCTTTTTGGTTGGACTATGGGTGGAGGACCTAGCAGCAATCAGAAACCAGGTAAGTATGTCTTCCGAACAGAAATGACAACAGCACTTATAAATCTGCTGGAACAAGACTTCAAGGACACCAGCAATGACCAACAATACATCTCACAAGACGACCTAAAGTTTTTGGAAATTATGCGAACAGAAATTACTCGCAATCAAAACGGAAACTATGTGATACCATTACCATTCAAGAATAAAGCAGATCTGCCATATAACAGATTGCAAGCAGAGAGCCGACTTCGAGGTCTGGTTAAGAAGTTTAAGGCTGAACCCAGCTACCATGCAGAATACAGGAAGTTCATGAATAAGCTTATTGAGCAAGGCCATGTTGAAAAAGCTCCTCTTTCATCGGAACCTGGCAAGGTGTGGTACATACCACACTTCAGTGTTCGACACAAGCAGAAGAAAAAGCTCCGAGTGGTGATGGATGCTAGCGCACGTTTTAATGGTGTTTCACTCAACGATAGACTGCTCAGTGGCCCGGATCATATGAATTCGCTGATCGGAATCTTGATGAGGTTTCGACGAGAACCGATAGCTATAACCTGCGACATAGAACAGATGTTCTATAATTTCAAAGTCAAAGCCGATCACAGGGACTACGTACGGTTCTTATGGATTGATGAAACACTGACGCAGATTGAGGAATTTCGTCTGAACGTGCACCTATTTGGCGCTACAAGTTCACCAGCGGTAGCAACATTTGGATTACGAAAGCTTGCAGACGACCATAGAACCATACACCCTGCAGCAGCTAGCTTTCTGAGAGAGGAATTTTACGTAGATGATGGTGTGACTAGTGTCCAAACATTGGAGGATGCCAAAGATCTCATCCAAGGAGCAAGGGCCATATGTACTAAAGGAAACATAAGGCTGCACAAGTTCATATCGAACAACAAAGAGGTCCTCACCTCTGTTCCCGAATCTGAAAGAGTAGAGTCCGCACAAAATCTCAACCTCTTTAAAGACCAATTACCGCAGGAACGAACGCTTGGCATGGAATGGAACGTCGACACAGATACACTTCGCTTCAATTCGCCAAAGATAGAAACACAGATGACCAAGAGAGGAGTGTTGTCAACCATCGCTCAAATCTATGACCCTTTAGGACTCATATCCCCAATAGTATTCAGAGGCAAGAGGATTCTACAGAAAGTCACCGCTGAAAACACATCATGGGATCAACTTCTCACACCAGAGGTTAGTAAAGAATGGATAGGTTGGCTGAAAGACCTGACCCACCTGGACTCTATCGCATTTCAGCGATGCTACAAGACAGGAGACGTTGCCGCGGCAGAACTGCACCATTTCAGTGATGCAAGCGAAGCTGGATACGGAGCCTGCTCATACGTCAGGCTGAAGCACACAGACTCAACTGTAACTTGTAACCTCGTATTTTCAAAAGCCAGAGTGGCCCCACTGAAGCAGCCAACAACTATACCTCGTCTAGAACTTCAAGGAGCTGTAACAGCCTCAAAGATTGCCAGTGTGGTGCGCAAAGAGCTCAAGATGGAAATAAGCAAGGAAGTATTTTGGACAGACTCTCTTATAACTCTGGGATATATTAGAAATGAAAACAAGCGCTTCCATACATATGTGACAAACCGAGTTACTCAGATCAGAAACATAACAGAGGTGGAACAGTGGCAACATGTACGCTCAAAAGACAATCCCGCAGACTGGGCATCAAGAGGATGCTccacaaaagattttgttgaggAGTCCACATGGACTAAGGGACCAGACTTTCTACATGAACCGTGTATTCAGCGATACATTAAAGAGAACAGCGTCAATGTAACAGTGGATGACCACGATAAGGAGGTGCGAATGATGAAAACCTTCTCGGCTCAGACCACCATCAATCTGGCCAGCAGATATGATCGCTACAGCAATATGGAACAACTTGTGAAAAGCATAGCAATTTTAAAGGGCTGCGTAAGACAGAAAGCATGGAGACAACCAGAAATATCTGTCACAGACTTAGAAAATGCAGAGAAATTCATAGTAAGTCAAGTACAGAAGTTGGCCTATCCGAAGGGGGAGAAAGAAGCAGGGATCTCGTCACTCTCTCCATTCACAGAAGAAGGAATACTGCGCGTAGGTGGGAGAGCAACCAATGCCTCCAACTGGAGCCATGACTATAAACATCCAGTAATAATTCCAAAACATACTCACATTGCAAGACTGATTATAGCCAGGGAACACGACAAGATTCAGCACCTAGGATACCGCTCAACGCTGTGCGCTATCAGAGAAGCAGGGTACTGGTTGGTAAATGGACCAGGAGCAGTAAAGAAACACCTACGTGATTGCATACTGTGCAAGAGACTGAGAAAGACACCTATGAAACAACAAATGGGCAACCTACCAAAGGAGCGACTCGAACTTACGGCACCATTCACCCATGTAGGAATGGATGTTTTCGGCCCATTCCATGTGAAGGATTACCGTACGGAGAGGAAACGCTGGGGACTAGTGGTCACCTGCCTCTATTCTCGGGCTGTTCATATTGAAATGCTCGACCAGATGACAACGGATTGTCTGATACTCGCACTTCGTAATTTCATGGCTATACGCGGACCGGTTCGAACAATCATATGTGACAACGGTACAAATTTTGTTGGGATGAAGAACGAAATGGAAAGGCAGCTCAATCTAGCTGACAAAAAGGTTGACGACTATCTTCAACGTAGCAGGATTACCATGAAGTTTAATCCTCCTAAAGCAAGCCACCATGGAGGAGTCACAGAACGCATGATTAGGTCGATCCGCGCAGTCATGAATGGCTTGAATGTGAAGTACAGAATGGACTCTACTACTCTAAGAACTGTTTTTAGTGAGGTCGCCAACGTTGTGAACAACAGACCGCTGACTGGAACAGTCATCGAAGACCCAGATGAGGGAATAATGACCCCGAATATTCTACTGACTGGCAAAGAGCAGCTCTCAGCACCACCCCCAGGAGACTTTCCTGAAGAGGATGTGTACTCCAGAAAACGGTGGATCGTTACTCAGGCAGTGACAGAAGCCTTTTGGAAAGCCTGGAAAACGGAATATCTTAGTCTCATAACCCAACGACAAAGATGGACTGCGAAAGTCAAAAATATCAAAGCGGGAGATGTTGTTCTACTTTGGGATGACAGTGTGGACCGAAACGACTGGAAGATAGGGAGAGTCACTAATGTCAAACCTGGATCTGATGGACTGGTGCGCAGAGCAGAGGTTACTCTTGGGAACCACATGCTAGACAAGAAAGGGAAACCTATCAAGCCGGCTACAAGGCTGATCAGATCAGTAAACAAGCTGGTCTTGCTGGTAGAAGCCTAG